A window of Patagioenas fasciata isolate bPatFas1 chromosome 5, bPatFas1.hap1, whole genome shotgun sequence contains these coding sequences:
- the ISM2 gene encoding isthmin-2: MPVIRGKVVLILGFVFLTTFLAAVRGLPVRKQRSNSPKERSSKLAEVSASSDPHSAGDEELPPSGKARGLRRSGQAGPRRHRRRGVAQQAARSPAVPNPGSASREGSLPFVLDLQSLPGLANVDLSAQNPNIQVTIEVVDDPQAEMEMDLLKETSNDWSLTSSEWLSHKDLFWPLFWEYTDPTEEEEEEEEEEDEEDDNLDVGDREEEEEEEEEDYTAEYEEEESMLSGVGGDWDQQWPGQKNWIFKEKYNYDYEDEEEWSPWSPCSITCGSGNQKRTRSCGYACTATESRTCDLPRCPGAEGEMVLPTEETPFRSDNTTELFNSEVDSCEKWLNCKSDFLTKYLSKVLTDLPSCPCSYPLEAVYSAVNLRDEQQGKSFRWRDASGPKERLDIYKPTARFCLRSMLSLDSTTLAAQHCCYDEHTRLITRGKGAGVPNLISTEFSPELHYKVDMLPWILCKGDWSRYHAVRPPNNGRQCADNPPEEEYLSQLQEAKEY, encoded by the exons GTCTCTGCCTCATCTGACCCCCACTCAGCGGGGGACGAAGAGCTGCCGCCATCGGGCAAGGCAcgggggctgaggcggagcgGGCAGGCTGGCCCGCGGCGGCACCGGCGCCGTGGGGTGGCTCAGCAGGCTGCCAGGAGCCCGGCAGTGCCCAACCCTGGCAGCGCCAGCCGGGAAGGGAGCCTGCCCTTTGTGCTGGACCTGCAGAGCTTGCCAGGACTGGCCAATGTGGACCTGAGCGCCCAGAACCCCAACATCCAG GTGACCATTGAAGTGGTGGATGATCCTCAGGCTGAGATGGAGATGGACTTGTTGAAGGAGACAAGCAATGACTGGTCCCTGACGTCTTCTGAGTGGCTGTCCCACAAGGATCTCTTCTGGCCCCTCTTCTGGGAATACACTGACCCcactgaggaagaagaggaggaggaggaggaggaagatgaagaggatGACAACCTGGATGTAGGggacagggaggaggaagaggaagaggaggaggaagattacACAGCAGAGTATGAGGAAGAGGAGTCCATGCTCAGTGGAGTGGGAGGTGACTGGGACCAGCAGTGGCCTGGGCAGAAGAACTGGATCTTTAAGGAAAAATATAACTACG ACTATGAAGATGAGGAGGAGTGGAGCCCATGGTCCCCTTGTAGCATCACCTGTGGCAGTGGCAACCAGAAGAGGACCCGATCTTGTGGCTATGCCTGCACAGCAACGGAGTCGAGGACCTGCGACCTGCCACGCTGCCCTG gAGCCGAGGGGGAAATGGTCTTACCCACAGAGGAGACTCCTTTCAGAAGTGACAACACCACAGAGCTGTTCAACTCAG AGGTGGACAGCTGTGAGAAGTGGCTGAACTGCAAGAGTGACTTCCTCACCAAGTACCTGAGCAAGGTGCTGACGGACCTGCCCAGCTGCCCCTGCTCCTATCCGCTGGAGGCCGTCTACAGTGCTGTCAACCTGCGGGATGAGCAGCAGGGCAAGAGCTTCCGATGGCGGGATGCCAGCGGCCCCAAGGAGCGCCTGGACATCTACAAGCCGACAGCACGCTTCTGCCTGCGCTCTATGCTCTCCCTCGACAGCACCACCCTAGCTGCCCAGCACTGCTGCTATGACGAGCACACCCGCCTCATCACCCGTGGCAAAGGGGCTGGCGTCCCCAACCTTATCAGCACCGAGTTCTCCCCAGAGCTGCACTACAAGGTGGACATGCTGCCCTGGATCCTCTGCAAGGGCGACTGGAGCCGCTACCATGCTGTCCGGCCTCCCAACAACGGGCGCCAGTGTGCTGATAACCCCCCTGAGGAGGAGTACCTCTCCCAGCTGCAGGAGGCCAAGGAGTACTAG